In Oncorhynchus tshawytscha isolate Ot180627B linkage group LG24, Otsh_v2.0, whole genome shotgun sequence, the genomic window gCTGTTTCCTCCCATTTTAGTATATTGTGATGGTTATGACGTTTTGTTTTTTCTTATAATTATTAGGTGGAGGTCGCTAGCTACAGTATCTTCTACCTGGCCTAGCTTTTAGTTAGTAGTGATGCGAACTTGGCTCTTTTTAGTGACTCGGATCTTTTTGACTCGTTAAGACTCATTTCGTTATAGCACATATCTGGAGCCACCGAGCCGAAGGAGCGCTTATTAATTTGTCTGCAGCCATTGCTGCCAGCAGGTCAAACGAACAACAAAAATGAACTAGTGAGTCGCTCAGAAACTAATCATGACTCTCGCGTCAGTGAAGAACCGTTAAAAAAGGAACAATTTCACGAAATAGCTAGCTGCTGCGTAAGCTAGCTTGACTTGATAGAAAGTTAGAGAAACAAGTTGAGGAAAAAGTAACTaagcaaaacatgttttattatcacCCGAAACAGTGTGTTTCTCCTGTATTGAATGAAAAGGTCATATTTTGAAATCTCCCAAAATAATTAAAATCTCTCCTTACATTGTGAACTTTATACTCACCATCCAGAAACGGAACGAGAGAGCATGAAGATGACATATGGCGTAATGAAATACCCGATGTGTACGGGGCATGAGGGATGAGCAAACAAATCGtgatagccacacacacagacctgcgtTTTGAAGTCCGTTAATattactttcctgtggatattttgtcaCACATTTCCAACTGAATAAGGACGTAATCAGCAGATAGGTAGAGTAAGTTCAAATGAAGTTTATTCAACATTGTGACTTGTAAAGGGACGGTTTGGATGTTTTACTGTAAAAGTTAGAGACTAGTGAGAAAATACGTTTCACTCAGATTAACGTTAGATggtactttatttatttaaccaacaGTTAACTCGGGCTACAAGTTGGTTCCACATTCCGCCAACGGAATGGGAGCGAAAAATAGTTTTGCTAtatcagattgttctggcaattctcaaaTAGGAACTTCATTGCGAGGAAAgatgtttaacatgctttttacatttgtatcacaaaccatttttgtgAAAATCATAATGCAATTGGCCCTTTATAGATCCATACATGCCCCTTGTAAGACCTTATGAGCTGTGaaccgtacatgatacagacaacatttTGGTGCCGtcatactccttatagtgtgctgtAACAAGTGTCTAGATTCTGAAATGTGCATTTTCAAATAAATGTAttcaacatttaaaaatataCTAGTCTTACATAAACATTTCCAGAGTGGTCATTGAAATTTTTCATGATGTGACCCATTTTATAAACGTATAGGTAGGTCATTAACCAATCACATTCCTCCTTTAGGATTGCACATTCAtcaaatcaccagcagagggagtTCCGTTTGAGTTTCCGTTGGTGGTGCTCATAAAATGTATTATAACTTCATAATTAGTagagagcccactctggaaaATGTGATGTACTTGTGAAGTATATTGTTCCAAACAATATGTCTTAAAATGAACAAAATCAAAGAGTGTAGTTTTGAGATATTCATATTAAGATATTTGTTGTTGAATATATCTAGTCTAGACGTACATGTTACAGCACACTGTAAGGAGTATAATGACGACaaagatgttgtctgtatcatgtacggttCAAGGATCATAaggtcttacaggaggcatgcATAGGTCTAAAATTGCCAATTTCATCATGATTTTCTAACAAATGGTTTGTTATACAAATATAAAAAGCATGCTAAACATCCCTTCCTCCGAATGCATTTcttatgtgagaattgccagaacaatttGAGAGAGAATCACCATTCAAATCAACTAAGACCAAGGTTTGTTTGTGTTATCCATATGCCTTGGTTTGTTAGGTTTGTCCCTGTGACCAGCAGTCTAGTCATTTTTGGTGTTCGTGGACCAGGACGGGATCACCATGCAGAAGCACCCACCAGGGGCAGGAGGGTGCTTCTTGGGTATGCTGTCCCCTGGCCATGGGGCAAGAAAGCTGGAAGGGAAATCTTTCTACCTGGACGCTGTGAAGAGTCGCCCTGCAGCCTTTCTTGCGGAGGCCATATCCCATCTCGGAGGGGTAGGAAAGCTGGGAGGAATTGGGGCAAATTAAGCACcgggtggggggggggtaccTTCCTATATATTTTAATTTCAGATTTTATAGTGCTAAACCTCAAGGTGGACTCCAACAATACGACATGATTATATGATGATACATGCAATGATACTTGGCATTATTTTGTAAAAATTTTTGCAGAGAATTGAGAGTTTCCTGAATAAGGATGTCAGCTTTGTTGTGACTGGGAGCCTAGAGGGACTCCGAAGCGAGAGGTTCGAAGTGACCCGAGGTGGGTCAGACGGGATGACCGGGGAGTGTCACAGCTCTCCCCGCTCCACCAAACCGAGAGAGAGCATCATGACCAGCACCAGGCAGCAGCGTCCAGCCACTGGCACTCCCAGACCAATGGTATGGCCTTCCATCCCAGTGCCATGTGACTATCCACATATGGCTGTCCACATATGGCTGTCCTATCCTACTTTGCGGTGCATTAACATCAAACCATCTGTAATATCTATTTTTATTCACAGAATATCATAGCATTTTTTTATATTCTGTCATCCATTCATGGCTTCTTggatgtagaccttactgtgttAGAGAGCTTCTGCTTGTATTAAAAGGAACTGGTATGGGGATTCTCAACGCTTTGTTTCTGCAGGTTTGTGGCAGCCGCGGGAAGGCCCTGCTAGAGAAAGCCATTAGGAATAATGTGAGTGCTTTTATTAGGTTGTTTGTGGCCTGATTCCAAACTGTCTCCTACCCttagacagggttagggctagaggTTGATTTGAAAACGGGTTGTGATAGCCTTGCGGTTGGTTTCCATGTGTGGTAATGGATCTTCATTTTCCCATGCTGTTAGACCTTGTAACACGAAAACACTGTGTCAATGGTTTTATCTTTCAGGAACGGCTTCAGGGGAACAGTGTTTTGGCCAATGCCCGCTCTTGGGGAGTCAAGATCGTGCACGTGGACGGTATCCTTTTCACTATCAAACACCTACCTCTGTAGAACTCATTCTCGTCACTCATACCTTTTTAGGTTGACTAACTACTTTAACTACTCACATGTTGCCACAGGATCACCTTGTGTTAAGTTGTCCTACTGTTTGCGTGTCAAATGTAGCCCATTAATTTACATATCCAAGGAACCTCGTTCTTTTGTGCTGTATTGACCCTAAGCTGACAGCAGATGGCGTCAGATCATTTTCTTAGTCTAGCTTGAGCTATTTGGCTCTTACCAAGACTATGGGCCGTGTTATTAAATGTGATCCTTAATTTAGATAAAGATCTCCTGACGCATGTCCAACTATTGACAGCGGAGAGCTCCAAGGCCAGACGCAGGAAAACTGAGGTAATGTGGTACACCAACCTGTTAGACCTCGTCTAtcctaattattttttttacaaagaaaGAGATTGGACCTCTGTCTGCACCAGAAGCATGGTTAGGCCTAAATGTTACTTTTGTAATTTGCTTGTTTGAAATACTTGCATTAATAAAGGGTTGACGTTAACCTTTTCCCATTTTTGGGGTTTAGCTGAAAAATTCCAACAAGTATCCTGCTGTGTCTCGTGTCATCAAAGGTCAGTGAATGTTTAACTATTTTATTATTTTCGACTATGGAAATGTGCTGTGCTGTCTTGTAACTCCATTGACTTTCATGCTATTGATGCTAAATATATTTTTCTGCATTTTCTTTCTCCCTTGGTCCACAGCTGGTGCCTTGAAGTCCCCCTATCTGAAGGTAGAGGATTCAAGCAGGTgggtccctctctcctcctctccatgcaCCCCTCCGCCCTCTTCAGCTGCTTCTAAGCAATATGCTACATCCCATCTCCTCAGTCTTGGGGGCAAATCAAGGCCAAGTGCAACAAGACACTGCAAGATCTTTGTGGCTCCTCTGTGCGAGTTTCCCCTTCAAAAAGCCAACTCCACctgacccccacccccccaccccacctccccaTGTAAAGATATCTTTCCCAACCctttccctctcatctcctctactgaagctgcctggcctgcacagtGAGGGCTAAGGCAAGTGGGGAGCTTAGCTAGCATAGGCATTTAACATTTAATCACGACCTCCAAGAGGGTAGAGTGTGGAGGGGTGACTTGCTGCTGTTCTTGTTTAGCCAAAAGTCTGAATAACAATGGTGGGTTGCATTCCCATTGCCCTCTTCCCCAGAGTGTGCAAAATAATTGGTACAAGCCGAACAAATATACCAACATCCACCATGTTCCTTACACCAGTCTATTCCTTTGAAATCAATGAGTAAACACTATGGGGGAAAGGATAGTCGAACTGCAACCTTGGTGTTTATCAGGAGGTCAAGGAAGAGGTGGTGGTCTAGTCAGGATGGCTAACTCCTAGTAAGACATTCTGCGTTAGCGTCATAGTAGCTGAGCCTTGGAACAGAAGCAGTCCACAGTATGCCAGCTAATCACTCTGAAACCACAATGTGGGTGGTGATCAGTGATGTGCGGTGAGTTGAATGGCTGGGTCAGCACTGGCTAGTATCAAAGCCAGGTTTACTCACAAATACACCTTGATGAAGGCCAAGTTAACCATACAACAGATGGCTCCAACAACCAGTGTAACATAGGCTATTAACTGAAATTTACAAATAATTTTCacaaaatgtaattaccaatctagccaaaatacagtgcctttggaaagtattcagaccccttgaccttttccacattttgttacgttacagccttattttaaaattgattgttttccccccctcatcaatctacacacaatacaccataatgacaaagaaataatagtattttagtttttttttgctaatttctaataaaaaaatatcacatttgaatacttacgtaaataaggtatttcagtttttttagcaaaaatgtctaaacctgttttcacatttttctattatggggtattgtgtgtagatttgctGAGGATTTATACTTTTTCAAATTAATTTTTTacgtccattttagaataaggctgtaacatagcaaaatgtggaaaaagtcaaggggtctgagtacctaacgaaggcactgtacatggcgGCATATTTCAATTTCATCTGACAAAATGACACACCGCTAGCTCGGCCATAGAccgatgtacagtcgtggccaaaaaaTTTGAGAATGACACGCACAtgaattttcacagtctgctgcctcagtttgtatgatggcaatttgcatatactccagaatgttatgaagagtgatcagatggattgcaattaattgcaaaatccctctttgccatgcaaaatgaactgaatccccaaaaaacttttccactgcatttcagccctgccacaaaaggaccatcTTGCattatgtcagtgattctctcgttaacacaggtgtgaatgttgacgaggacaaggctggagatcactctgtcatgctgattgagtttgaataacagactggaagcttcaaaaggagggtggtgcttggaatcattgttcttcctctcaACCATGGTTACTTGCAAGGAGACACGTGCTGTCataattgctttgcacaaaaagggcttcacaggcaaggatattgctgacagtaagattgcacctaaatcaaccatttatcggatcatcaggaacttcaaggagagcggttcaactgttgtgaagaaggcttcagggctcctaagaaagtccagcaagcgccaggaccgtctcctaaagttgattcagctgcgggatcggggcaccaccagaacagagcttgctcaggaatggcagcaggcaggtgtgagtgcatctgcatgcacagtgaggcgaagacttttggaggatggcctggtgtcaagaagggcagcaaagaagccacttctctccaggagaaACACCAGGGAcggactgatattctgcaaaaggtacagggattggactgctgaggtctggggtaaagtcattttctctgatgaatcccctttccgattgtttggggcatctggaaaaaagcttgtccggagaagacaaggtgagcgctaccatcagtcctgtgtcatgccaacagtaaagcatcctgagaccattcatgtgtgggttgcttctcagccaagggagtgggctcactcacaattttgcctaagaacacagccatgaataaagaatggtaccaacacatcctccgagagcaacttctcccaaccatccaggaacagtttggtgacatacaatgcattttccagcatgatggagcaccttgtcataagtgataactaagtggctcggggaacaaaacattgatattttgggtcaatggccaggaaactccccagaccttaatcccattgagaacttgtggttcTTGAGGTGGGTGGAAAAACAAAAacccaagcattgattatgcaagaatgggctgccatcagtcaggatgtggcccagaagttaattaacAGCacgccagggcagattgcagaggtcttgaaaaagaagggtcaatactgcaaatattgactctgcatcaacttcatgtaattgtcaattaaagcctttgacactcgtgaaatgcttgtaattatacttcagtattccatagtaacatctgacaaaaatatctaaagacactgaagcagcaaactttgaaaattaatatttgtgtcattctcaaaatggCACTAAAAGACCAATATATGGACAAATTTCATCAAAATAATTCGCAACGCAAACTCAATAGCATTTCACAATGGATTTACAATTCTTCCAATGCGCAAACACACACGATTATGtgaaatattacacacacacacatatgatgaAATACGGTTGTAATGCCATTTTCATATCAACAATCGAAATCACCGAACAATGTAGTTGAAAATGTTGAGAAAGTGGCTTATCAAAACAAAATTCTAGCTTCAAAGCGATGTCTGGTTCAACAGTAGTCTAACCTTcaaattgccagggaaaatgcattTGGGCCTAACATTACTTGTTAAGACTGTTCTTCTGGTGAACCTCTCTGTGACAGAGTTGGACAAGTCACAGCAGAACCCCATGTCCATTATTTTATTCTGTATGCGCACAGCAGGCCCACGGTTGCGGGGAGACGCATCCCCAAGGCCCATTATGTCCACAAAGCAAAAGTAAAAGTCTGGATAAAAAGTTTGAATTGGTGATGACGTTTCAGACAAGTAGGCAGTCCAGTACATGGTGATTGCATGTCAGGTCTTGTGTGTTGAGCTCCCGTGTGCTGCCTCTGTCTGGTCTTAACTTTCATTTATAGTTGACGTTCTGCTCTTCCACTCTGATGTTCCAAACGGTACGTTACATTATTCCAACTTGGAAGATTGTTCCGAGGTGCAATAGTGTCCAGTTGACAGGTTGTatttgcaagctagctagctttgttcAGTTCAAGGGATGCGAGTGCCAAATTATGTAGACACACAAATGTTGCTCAGCTTACACCAGGCAATACCCACACAACATGTTTAGGCAATACGCATGTGCAAATATGAAATTGGCTCGAATGAAGCTACTTCCAAGCAAGGCAAAGCAGCAACACCTTTGCTGAGCCTGTCCATTAACAATGACTGTAGTCAGGAAAGGCTGCACATGTAAAGGATATTAATGGATTTGAATGGCTGGAAAGAATGAATACCCTGGCACCTTTCCTGAGGGTTTGAGAATAAATAACACCAGAAtcattgatttttaaaaaaaaaaacagaacaaaaaatgacaattttGATTCCATGACCGCTTTTTAAAAGTAGATTATTACAGGGCACTTGCCTACCATGACTGCACGTCACAGGTGGTGATGCTCTGCCCCTGGCCTTTGTATatcctctccaccaccccacccgATGCTAGCTTAGGAGGCTAGTGTTTCTGCCAGGCTGATTTCCTTAATTGAACTTTTAGAACTCCCCTGACTGTTAGGTAATGTGACGAGTGCCATCAGCGAGGCAGGCATTCGGGCTGCTCCCTGGGAGCCCAGGGCTCAAGCAGAGGATATGGTTTCTTCTGTTCCACCTTGCCTTTGCAAGCAGCCCTGCATTGGATTCAGTGGACATGAATGGGGACTCAATGTGCTAAAAGCAATTTTCAGCAGCCCTATCATTTAAGCTAATTACAGGACCATGCCTGCTCGGCTACGGTACTGGGCCCATTCCATGAGAAATTGAGCCCGTGGGCTGTGACAGCTAAACCAATGTGGTTGAtagctgggtcatgttcattaggacacaccgtagcaaaacattCAATGGGAATCAAGAATTTCTTATTGGACAGTTGGTACTCTCTTTCTGAGCGATTTCTAACATTTTGTACCTACTAAACACAACCCAGGTCTTAGTTGGGGTCTGTTTGATACAAGTCAAGTCTAAGACCTTACTGCAGTGTACagaatttacagtgcatttggaaccttccagaaggacaaccatccctgcagcactccaccaatcaggcctttatggtcgagtggccagacggaagccactcctcagcccacttcaagtttgccaaaaggcacctaaagatctcatagaccatgagaaacaagattctctggtctgatgaatccaagattgaactctttggcctgaatgccaagtgtgacgtctggaggaaacctggcaccatccctacagtgacgcatggtggtggcagcatcatgctgtggaggtgTTTCTcggcagcagggactgggagactagtcaggatcgagggaaagatccttgatgaaaacatgctccagagcgctcaggacctcatactggggcgaaggtttaccttccaacaggacaatgaccctaaacactcagccaagacaatgcaggagtggcttctggacaagtccttgagtggcacagccagagcctggacttgaacccgatcacaTATTTCtggagacttgaaaatagctgtgcagctacattcccctccaacctgacagagcttgagaaaaatgggagaaactccccaaataaatttgcaaacatttggaaaaaaaactgtttttactttgtcattatggggtgttgtgtttttaatacatttttagaataaggctgtaataaaaTGTGGGAAATTCGAGggatctgagtactttccgaatgcactgaatgaCTTATAACAGCATGTGGTCATGTACAGTGTAATCAAGCGTTATCCAAGTGTATATTTTCTGCTGTGCAATGACTTTCACCTTAGATCTAATTGTAGTATCCAATTCTCTCTCCTATTTGTTATGGAACCAGGAAATACAAGGCCCTGCACATGCAGTCCATGACCTTTCCCAATCTGTGCTACTCTGGCCGGTTCAGTCCTTTTGAGCCCCCTGCACCCCCCCAGCCTGAGAGAGTAAAGGAGCAGGAACAAAACAAAGCCAGGTATAACACACTGAACAGGCCACAAGCCTAACCTTACTGGCCTTGGAACTCGGCCATTGCTTGTTTTTATCTCTACGACAGCCCAGCAATGGTGCACTTTTGATGTTGGTGTACACATTATATGGTTCAGACAATACATGTATGCCTTTTTATACAGAGGGAAGACACTTCTAACTTTTTTCCCCCCATTAAATAGACAGATAATTAAGAGTTTGAGTACAAGCCAGGACAAACCTCGAAGCCCTCTCCCACGCAACCCCTCACTTTGCCGGGCACGCAAAAAGAACCTGGGCTACTGCGAGTGCTGTCATGAACCCTTTAAGGACCAGGATGAGGTAAGACGTGTATCAaagtctctttttttttttttttttttttttttttttttgtctctgttTTGTCTGTTAATGTCAATTTTGTCTCTGTTAATGGTTTGTTTGTAAGCTTGTTTTTTGTATGTGTCTGTTTTTGTCAATGTCAATATTTTTGTCTGTATTCTATTTCTTTCACTCCTCACTACGTTAACTCTTGTCTGGCAGCACTTGCAGTCGGCTCAGCATCGTGGCTTTGTGCAGGACCGCTCCCACTACAGCCTGGTGGACCAGCTGGTGGCTGACATGGAGCCGGGCTTCGCCCCCTGTCCTGCCCCAGAGTCAGCAGCCACAACACTGCTCAGGTAAAAGCCAGGCCTGTCCACTAACGTGGCATTACGTCTTACGTCTGTTGGCGCCACTCCTCCGCAACGCTCGTCCCTCAACAGACCTGTCTTGTAAAGTCATTGAACTAATATGTTGTGGAACTCCAATTCAAAATCTCATATCAGAAAGCATCTGCCATAGGAAATTAAAATGTCCTAATTTCTGAAATTATTGCGCTCTCCTATGGCTATTTATGAAACAGGCTAAATTACACGTGATAGGGATT contains:
- the dbf4b gene encoding protein DBF4 homolog B is translated as MQKHPPGAGGCFLGMLSPGHGARKLEGKSFYLDAVKSRPAAFLAEAISHLGGRIESFLNKDVSFVVTGSLEGLRSERFEVTRGGSDGMTGECHSSPRSTKPRESIMTSTRQQRPATGTPRPMVCGSRGKALLEKAIRNNERLQGNSVLANARSWGVKIVHVDDLLTHVQLLTAESSKARRRKTELKNSNKYPAVSRVIKAGALKSPYLKVEDSSRKYKALHMQSMTFPNLCYSGRFSPFEPPAPPQPERVKEQEQNKARQIIKSLSTSQDKPRSPLPRNPSLCRARKKNLGYCECCHEPFKDQDEHLQSAQHRGFVQDRSHYSLVDQLVADMEPGFAPCPAPESAATTLLRLETTPLLLQLSHSPSEMQTHSETEHAIQALLTQGSPSNTLDPDPSSSTPSVVPLSSHAQPLPPCPDTLSLLLLPPLPQPLSSCPDNHPPSPDTLCQSPNLAPYQTTPSPFPLPQHPMPASQPLLPASCTQP